aaatacaattaatccgatccagaaacccaaaaatattccccccccccaaaaaaaaaatacatttttatagagattaattatagttttacttatgcacaacaaatatagtgtacaattatgtattaataaatttaaataaacatataaaataacatttttacttacctttactttagattgatggcatctggaagatagggaggaggagagagagagatggggttagtatttggaaggggaatccccctccataaggacttaaggtatcaaagccctctctagggttacttcccttttctgtcttttaaccctttgactgttttcgacgtataaatacgtcttacgagtcaatgtttctgacgtatatatactcaataattctagcggcttcaaatcaagtgggagaaagctggtaggcccacatgtgagagaatgggtctgtgtggtcagtgtgcaccacataaaaaaaatcctgcaacacacattgcgtaatgagaaaaaaaaaactctgatcgtttttttggaataaaacgccgactttgaggtgtattttcgtatagtatttatcgttgtattcgcgttttcatggtcttaggtgataaaatggaaaacatgttacagaaatggagatgattttcgttacttttacgatgaaaacgacgttgaaactgagctcaaagtagcggaaatgttcgatttttaccaatgttcaagagtaaataaatcacaccacacgtccaatacacgtcaactggggagtctaatattctttcactagtgcactgatattatttataccatttttacaataatgcagtcgtctgtataacagtaaattttgtatttttttgtatgaataaaaaatcaaaatagaaagcaataataatataagagggggctagagatgtgactaatgaacagagcatatgttattttagtgccacgaatgtctaccttgtttattctggaccctattttgaaattggcatcttttttattttgcgtgaaattggccaaattgccaatttctgatcaccatattgggtagtccaatttagtaaatgggaggtttcttgtactcagctgatagataaaatggagttctaaagaaatagctatgagtttggtcaactggaacaatggaattggctgaaaattgggctcaaagtcggcgaaatcgccgatacgcatatgtcgccgagaccgctaacttagcgggagcataattccacgagttttcgaccaaatttcgaacttttggtgtcattaccatcgggaaaagattctctatcatttcataagaaaaaataatttttttttttttcaaaaattgagcgacatagaatgacagtttcagagaggggcctgaaacagtcaaagggttaatgccactaggaccagcttgagagtcactggacccctgtctcacaaaataactgtccagtcctctgtttctggtgcctctaagatttccctaaaatggggaaatcagcttccttgatttgttctttctttgccaggatagaagtgatggttgacttgtttttcccatacatcctggtaaGCTCAACAAGATTCACACCACTCTCATCCTTCTGTATtatttcttcacatctatggtgtttctcactttctttaccacaggggtaccactagcaagtttctttgggcccatggtagcttatttcacagttccacaagcactaaacacaatgaattaatcgtaaaatgtttgaatgagagtgcaggttatTGTTCACTTAAGCATCAACAAAGGCAGACTGGCTCAAGGCGCCTGCACAGgaacgcggacagagcgggctggcggATAGATCCAGTACCCGGCAGTTTGAAAATAGGGGCAAGttcaataatagggacaaagCTGGTTCGAAAAAAGCAGtcgattttcgaagagttcgatgtgcgatacgttcgaaatttgaggttccactgtaaattagattagtccgtttcagaccctcaaaaatacacttacaaaagcacttataaTAATATACTTATGtaactgttcgagttgggagctgtacgaaacttggggtaccactgcaTTGTCAGTAACCAAATAGTACAATTTTTGATATAATGGAAAATAAAATTTATTTCTGAATTTGACACAAATTCATTCAACTGATTATAAGGAAAAATATAAATTTGAAAATAATAAAAGCTGATTTAAAAAAGGAAGTTGTTTGTTTATACCAAAGACAAGAGAAGAGCAAGTGCAAGAATCATGATTATAAATAGGAGAAATGGGGAAAAAGACTAAAACTATGCTCAAGCTAAAAGTGAAAATGCAACACAAATATGGCCAAAACTAAGACAAAGCTTATGCAATCAAACTATATAATCACAAGCATAAGAGATAATATGTGAACAGGCCTTTGTATAACTCCCCATTGGCCAGCACCTACATAAGAAAACTGACAAAGCTCATAGCACCAGCTGTCAGTTTAAATACATGTACTACCATGGTAGCATAGAAGCCAACAAACATTACCCAATATTGTTTCAGATACTTAGTACTGCATTTCCATGGGACACGCACTTTGATCCACCATACTATTACAATGTTTCCTCGGTGGGTATACAATGGTTTGGACAACATTCAAATGCAGTACAGTATTTGGTCACTATTTACTACATACATAGTACACTTACCTGTTTCTCTTCTGCTACCCTAAGTTGTTCTCTTTTTGACTTTCAGGGTTTGTCCTGTTTGTCTTAATACTTTATCTGACTAGTCAAAAATTAAATCTGAACTCAATGACTTTTAATTTACCATCCTCTAGTAGGCTAATAGACAGTAACCATGCAGACTGTATGCTATCATCCTGTCACAGAAGTGAAAAAATGAAAGACTGTTTAATGTTTGCACTGGCTAGGATGCTTgggatgacaggtaaatcttacaaacttctaGCGTACTTACATTCAGTATACGTATATCTCCACATTCCTGCATTTTTCACAATAATTTGTAGCTCTGTAACACTGTCTTTCTAATTTAAGAGACTTGTCCCAAAACTGGACCATGAGGATGATGATCCCCAAAACCAATGACAGATTAGCATTGCCATCTACCAGAGGGGTTATTAATATGAAATATAACCCAGCGCAGTGCTGGGTTATATACAAGCTGACACAGTAtgcttccctcctccccccccccaaaaaaaaaaaaaaaattataaaaaatatacttTTTAAGGTTTTGGGATATCTTTAGGAATGTTATTTCATGCAACCATGTGAAAGTTTATAATATGTGCATGTATTATACACCTATCCATTATACCCCACTTCCTCAAGTAAATGGAAAGCTCCCATTCTGAAGAGGGAGGCAAAATGTAGACTTTCACAAAGACATTTTAAATGTAATCAGGTTTTTGACTCAAAGAAGCACAATTTGAAAAATCCGCAAAATTTTAACACTGGTTTTGATATTTAGTAGGTGTGTGCCAAAGTATCGGTGGATATCTGCTAATTTTGATGGTAATGGTATTGATGGGTATCTGCTCATTTTGATGGTATTGATATTCACCTAAAATCAAGTATCAGTATTGATAAGTTTTGGTATTGCTCCATCCTTACTATTAAATGAAGCATTCACCACTGTCTTacaaagaaaattattttttttttttattttttttttcaacaagtcggccgtctcccaccgaggcagggtgacccaaaaaagaaagaaaatccccaaaaagaaaatactttcatcatcattcaacactttcaccacactcacacattatcactgcttttgcagaggtgctcagaatacaacagtttagaagcatatacgtataaagatacacaacatatccctccaaactgccaatatcccaaaccactcctttaaagtgcaggcattgtacttcccatttccaggactcaagtccgactatatgaaaataaccggtttccctgaatcccttcactaaatattaccctgctcacactccaacagatcgtcaggtcccaagtatcattcgtctccattcactcctatctaacacgctcacgcacgcttgctggaagtccaagcccctcgcccacaaaacctcctttaccccctctttccaaccctttcgaggacgacccctacccctctttccttcccctatagatttatatgctttccatgtcattctactttgatccattctctctaaatgaccaaactacctcaacaacccctcttctgccctctgactaatgctttggggggcagaagaggggttgttgaggtggtttggtcatttagagagaatggatcaaagtagaatgacatggaaagcatataaatctataggggaaggaaagaggggtaggggtcatcctcgaaagggttggaaaattatatacatatataaaaaaaaagaagactTGCCTTCAGCAAACTTATACCAGTGATGAAATTCTCTCATAGGTAGTGGTCAAGCTGACCATCACATACCAAATATAATTGTAAAATATAAGCATTTAATAATGTTTTGGACACTGTGCATGTGTGCATTCTACATGCTTGCAAGTATTTTTATTTGCAAGCCATTTAACCACCTTGCAATAATTAAAACAGTATTTCCACTCACCTCATTTAGAACACTATGTTTGCCAGTCAGCACTTCAATATGTGGCACATCAAAAGACTCTTTAACCATGGACAACATAAGAAGGGTGAAGAAGTAATACCCTATTTTTACTGCTGGAGTAATATGCAAGTAGTAGGTACCCCAAGTTGCTATGTTCTCCCATATCGATGGTAGAACCACTTGCTTATTTTGGTCTTCTGTCTGCGTATCTAAAGAGAAACAAACATAATAAAAGTGTTATAATTACCAAAAACTTTTACAGCATTTAGAAACTGGAGAGTATTTAAGTATAATACAGGATGTATATGCAAGTGTTATGCAGGCTGACAGGATACATACCAACAATCTGGGTACCCGTGGTATCAGAATTGCCCATTACCGTGCGTCTTATGGGTTCTCTGCATGTAACAGAACTGAAAAAATATGAAAGCATTGAAATTTTTATTAATTTAAGAGATACAATCTTGATTACAGATGTCACTACTCTGCCGATGATTAACCTACTGAATATACACAGTAGGTTttaaacaaaattaaaacgatGTATGTAACATGCAAACATAAATTCAAACAGTAGCCAGGAGAAAAACACCTGTCTTTTATAAAGTTTGCTTGACTGTACATTTACTATACCTACAACAAGTTAGTTATTTGTGGAGAGAGGATGGAAATTCAACTACAGGCAAGACTAAAATGTGTGAGAATGAGATAATTTCATCTCTAAAACAAATAATCATTAATGAGATTTTGGACAATTAAAATGTGATAAATATTAAAAAGGAAAATACTTCAAACAAGGAAAACTTACAGTTTCTAATGAATCTAATCATTACAGTAAGGGTATACAGTATTTTCCTTACCCAGTTATCATTAACCCTTTCTATAAATGATCAATTCCTTAAAAACAAAGACtgcaatattttaaatttaaaatgcaGTTCCATTTACATGTATGGTACATTATGAATACAAATAAAATGATGAAGTCAGTAAATGCCTGGCAAATTTAATAAATTCTGATGCCAGCTTTATTACTAAcattttctttaaccctttcagggtcgacaggccctctccgagacttgttttcagggtcggccaaatttaaaaaaaaaaaaaaaaatttttcttgtgaaaagatagagaatcttttcccgatcataatgacaccaaaagtatgaaatttgatggaaaacttacggaattatgctttcgcgaagttagcggtctcgacgatgtttacgcataggcgattttgcccactttgagccctattttcggccaattccactgtactagtcgacaaaaatcataactatttcgcttgaactccattttttctatcgatgagtacaagaaaccacccatttactgatttcaactatccaatacagtggtcagaatttagcaattttaccaatttcacacaaatttcaaaagatgccaatttccgaatagagtccagaataaacaagaaagacattcctggcactaaaataacatttcctctgttcattagtcacgtccccatgcccctcttacattcttttgctttccacttttgaatttttattctcacaaaaaaaaaatattagatttactgttatgcatactaCTGCGTTAGtgaagaaatggtataaataatattagactcaccagctgacgtgtattggacgcttggcatgatttgtttacttttgatctttggtaaaaatcgaacatttctgctactttgagctcaatttcaaagacttttcattgtaaaaccagtcaaaatcatctcaatttctgtaatatgtcttccattctataaaatgaaaccaggaaaactagaatacaacaataaataccatacgaaaatacagtgcaaagtcgctgttttaatccaaaaacacggtcaaagttttttttctcattacgcactgtgtgctgcaggatttttttttatactgcgcacactgaccacatagacccattctttcatatgtagggctaccagctttctctcactagatttgagggtgctagaatttaggtgtactagtacagtggacccctggtatttgatggcatcggtatccgataaatccggtattcgatgcattttaatgcaaaaacttCGCCTCGGTATCCGATCGAAAACCCAGTATTCAATGCGATTCGTACAAGacatgtccacatgtggcctgaactgccccatgtgtgccagtgtttgcaagccaggcagtgtgcgcgcatcttAGAATACATTCGgtgcattccatattatcactgtttttggtgcttgtttctgcaaaataagtcaccatgggccccaagaaagcttctagtgccaaccctgtggtataaagggtgagaattagtatggaaattaagaaagattttgaagggtttggggctaaccctgagaagcctatgccagttgtggaatccattgtgcctacttcaaaaattaaggaaatgtgtgcaaagtgggttgaactgcaaacgtttatggatgataatcaccctaacacagctattgcaagccttgTTGGTCactattacaatgacaacgttgtggcccattttagacaaatcttaaaggaacgggagatacagagctctatggacagatttgttgtgagacagaggtccagtgactctcaagctggtcctagtggcattaaaagaagcagggaagtaaccctggaaaaggacttgctacctcaagtccttatggaaggggattccccttctaaacagtaacaacttcgacactctcccctcctcccatctcatcaatcatcaccagatcttcattaaaggtaagtgtcaattattctattgttattattctattggtattgttgttattgtaattaatctattgcattaaacttaatatttcatgtggtaaattttttttttcatacttttgggtgtcctgcacggattaatttgatttccattatttctcatggggaaaattgattcgcttttcgatattttccgTATtagatgagctctcaggaacggattaatatcgaataccgggggtccaccgtacgtcaaaaaccctggtgcgtaagccgtactagtacggccgaaaccctgaaagggttaaacagaaTTAGCTATTTAACATAAAAAAATTCCTcacaacagtacagtactgtTATAATAGTGCACAGAATACAATAATACTAGGGGTTGGTTATCTTCCATGAGGATGCAACTGTATTACAAAGATTAGCATGGTTGTAATACATGGAAAAGACCATAATTATGCAATACATTTCAGACAGACTAAACTTTAATACTATCTTGACAATACCAGTAGTAAGTTAGATTATTTAAACGTTAATGCAGCCTCTCttcacggtgccccgtggcctggttatagctctcgcttcacacagcgagggttCGGGTTCGATTTCTGGCTaaggggtggaaacactgggcgtgtttccttacatcagttatccatgttccccatcagtaaaatgggtacctgggagttagtcgactggtgtgggtcgcatcctgagacaaaactgacctaatctgcctgaaaatgctctgcataacaagcggctttttattgtagtatgtcattgatgtcagctaggcctgtataccctgtacatgtatttgtagaaataaagatattatgatTACTTAGTGACATACTTGTTTATCAATGACTccgacttacaacgggctctttggccaatatgcatacctaaataatgtacgtatattagagctgatttcctttatGTATTTTGTTataacaatatacagtacactactgtataagcatttaaaaatatactaaaaatgttataaatgatgcataggtgacattaaaacaatatcactaCCCACTattacagtatgctccttgcttagcgatgaattcgttaaCCAACATGGTCTTAAGAACAGAACtgtgtcattaagtgaggagaggctgtataagtaAGTTGTCTGCAGATAAGATTATAAAGTACACCTCTGATTATTAAAGCATTAATCAAAAAGAAGGGACAGTGATGCCAAAAAAGAAAATTTTGGGGAGTGGAAATATACAGGCAGGCAGTGCATAAGAATGAATGCTAGATGGAAGCTGGATATGCAGGTTGCAAAAAATGTATTTGGCTTTTATGTATTTAATTATCATAAATCACATCAAGTTCAGAAGGTGCTTTTTAGTAATATTTTGAATCCATTGGAAGATGGGGAACATTTATCATCTAGTAAAGGGGGCTCCAAATTTTGGGACCTTTTATGTGGACTGAGCTTTGCTTGGGTCGAGATGAACACATGGCACATCGAAGAAGTATTTGTTtcttgtattgcatctatgcaTTCTGCTGCAGCTCTGTCAGAAGAACTGTGGCCAAGGTGCCCTCTACTGAGCATAAGATGAGGGAGCCTAAAAGGTGAGCATATGGCATGAATGAAGCACAATGTCTTCCTGATGGGCCTCCTACGGTCTTGGATGCAAAAGTGCTGTACCTCTCCATCCAATGAAAAGAGAAAATGGGGTAATAATATAGTCATCACATACAGCAGTGAGAAAACTTTGCTATTATCAGTTATTCATAACAAATATAATTACAAAGGACACACAAGGATCACCGAGTTATGAGATACTGTGCAAATGTACGTAATGGCAAAATAAGAGGACATACAGTAGA
Above is a window of Cherax quadricarinatus isolate ZL_2023a chromosome 24, ASM3850222v1, whole genome shotgun sequence DNA encoding:
- the LOC128690900 gene encoding uncharacterized protein isoform X7; this encodes MLSRGHLGHSSSDRAAAECIDAIQETNTSSMCHVFISTQAKLSPHKSSVTCREPIRRTVMGNSDTTGTQIVDTQTEDQNKQVVLPSIWENIATWGTYYLHITPAVKIGYYFFTLLMLSMVKESFDVPHIEVLTGKHSVLNEVFVKKGWGITLSVFVTYQLLSLSLHIKWKANLKQLCVRALITTFFFFIWLSSKR